A section of the Oreochromis niloticus isolate F11D_XX linkage group LG9, O_niloticus_UMD_NMBU, whole genome shotgun sequence genome encodes:
- the LOC109196898 gene encoding zinc finger protein 883-like isoform X2: MTSTQKDQHRARSQRSQEADKPHRRKEEKIYSCEECGKDFTQSGSLKTHHLIHSGVKPYRCDLCGKCFTQKGHLKAHQLIHSGVKPYSCELCEKSFNQPGSLKRHQLFHNGVKAYSCELCGKYFSQKGYLKTHELIHSGVKAYNCELCGKSFTYPRSLKTHKLIHSGIKPYSCELCGKSFTQAGSLKTHRLIHSAVEAHRCDLCGKSFTHAESLKRHQLIHSGVKAYSCELCGKSFTHAESLKTHQLIHSGVKAYSCELCGKSFTYPKSLKTHKRIHSGVKPYSCNQCGKTFAQSSNLRCHLVTHSGIKAYSCDICGKTFSTLGYRNIHVRIHTGQDVFCCDQCGKLFTTATHLQSHMFTHTEERPYKCDLCNKAFKSPRHLKLHQEIHMRKKLYKCSYCEQSDTDGSSSQPCRHCGGGKDFRCDLCGKTFSRQQSLKIHQRRHTGDKMNYCKECGRGFPTSSALKKHVLIHSGVKKYVCDQCGSSFTTAGELKVHKRVHTGEKPYKCKHCDRNFSRSSSRNLHERTHVEENFSCDQWHQCDHVGLKSLDHNDSEETERSTSGFRVRLKNLEIRLHRVQLESPVKSAADVTLGFYEVALLSGPAVNNPGS, from the exons atgacttcaacacaaaag gaccaacatagagcgagaagtcagcgctctcaggaggccgacaaacctcacagaagaaaggaaGAGAAAATATACAGCTGTGaagagtgtgggaaggattttacccaGTCTGggagcttaaaaacacaccacctcatccacagtggagttaaaccgtaCAGGTGTGACCTGTGTGGAAAATGTTTTACCCAGAAAGGACACTTAAAagcacaccaactcatccacagtggagttaaaccgtatagctgtgagttgtgtgaaAAGTCTTTTAACCAACCTGGAAGcctaaaaagacaccaactcttCCACAATGGAGTtaaagcatacagctgtgagttgtgtggaaaatATTTTAGCCAGAAAGGAtatttaaaaacacatgaactcattcacagtggagttaaagcatacaACTGTGaattgtgtggaaagtcttttacctatcctagaagcttaaaaacacacaaactcatccacagtggaattaaaccatacagctgtgagttgtgtggaaagtcttttacccaagctggaagcttaaaaacacaccgaCTCATCCACAGTGCAGTTGAAGCACACAgatgtgacttgtgtggaaagtcttttacccatgctgaaagcttaaaaagacaccaacttatccacagtggagttaaagcatacagctgtgagttgtgtggaaagtcttttacccatgctgaaagcttaaaaacacaccaactcatccacagtggagttaaagcatacagctgtgagttgtgtggtaaGTCTTTTACATATCccaaaagcttaaaaacacacaaacgcattcacagtggagttaaaccataCAGCTGTAATCAGTGTGGTAAAACTTTTGCTCAGAGTAGCAACTTACGAtgtcatctagttacccactctggaattaaggcgtacagctgtgacatttgtgggaAAACTTTCAGCACGCTAGGGTACCGCAATATTCACGTACGGATTCACACCGGACAGGATGTTttctgctgtgatcagtgtgggaaacTGTTTACAACAGCCACACACTTACAAagccacatgtttacccacactgaggagagaccttataaatgtgacctgtgcaATAAGGCTTTTAAATCTCCACGTCACCTGAAACTCCACCAAGAGATCCACATGAGAAAgaaactctacaagtgcagttactgtgag cagagcgacacagatggatccagtagtcaaccctgtcgtcactgtggtggtgggaaagactttcgttgtgacctttgtggaaaaactttcagtagGCAACAAAGCCTAAAAATACATCagcgtagacacactggagacaaaatgaactactgcaaagaatgtgggagaggctTCCCCACATCAAGTGCATTAAAAAAGCACGTACTCATTcacagtggggtcaaaaagtacgtctgtgaccagtgtgggtcatccttcaccactgcaggtGAGCTTAAAGTGCataaacgagtccacacaggagagaaaccatacaagtgcaaaCACTGTGACAGAAACTTCTCACGATCGAGTAGTCGTAACCTTCATGAACGTACACACGTGGAAGAGAACTTCAGCTGTGACCAATGGCATCAGTGTGATCATGTAGGACtgaaatcactggatcacaatgattctgaagagacagaaagatccacttctggtttcagggtcagacttaaaaaccttgagatcaggctccacagagttcagctaGAGTCTCCTGTAAAGAGTgcagctgatgtcacacttggattTTATGAGGTAGCTCTGCTTTCTGGACCTGCAGTAAATAATCCAGGATCTTAA
- the LOC109196898 gene encoding zinc finger protein 883-like isoform X1 → MTSTQKDQHRARSQRSQEADKPHRRKEEKIYSCEECGKDFTQSGSLKTHHLIHSGVKPYRCDLCGKCFTQKGHLKAHQLIHSGVKPYSCELCEKSFNQPGSLKRHQLFHNGVKAYSCELCGKYFSQKGYLKTHELIHSGVKAYNCELCGKSFTYPRSLKTHKLIHSGIKPYSCELCGKSFTQAGSLKTHRLIHSAVEAHRCDLCGKSFTHAESLKRHQLIHSGVKAYSCELCGKSFTHAESLKTHQLIHSGVKAYSCELCGKSFTYPKSLKTHKRIHSGVKPYSCNQCGKTFAQSSNLRCHLVTHSGIKAYSCDICGKTFSTLGYRNIHVRIHTGQDVFCCDQCGKLFTTATHLQSHMFTHTEERPYKCDLCNKAFKSPRHLKLHQEIHMRKKLYKCSYCEKQSDTDGSSSQPCRHCGGGKDFRCDLCGKTFSRQQSLKIHQRRHTGDKMNYCKECGRGFPTSSALKKHVLIHSGVKKYVCDQCGSSFTTAGELKVHKRVHTGEKPYKCKHCDRNFSRSSSRNLHERTHVEENFSCDQWHQCDHVGLKSLDHNDSEETERSTSGFRVRLKNLEIRLHRVQLESPVKSAADVTLGFYEVALLSGPAVNNPGS, encoded by the exons atgacttcaacacaaaag gaccaacatagagcgagaagtcagcgctctcaggaggccgacaaacctcacagaagaaaggaaGAGAAAATATACAGCTGTGaagagtgtgggaaggattttacccaGTCTGggagcttaaaaacacaccacctcatccacagtggagttaaaccgtaCAGGTGTGACCTGTGTGGAAAATGTTTTACCCAGAAAGGACACTTAAAagcacaccaactcatccacagtggagttaaaccgtatagctgtgagttgtgtgaaAAGTCTTTTAACCAACCTGGAAGcctaaaaagacaccaactcttCCACAATGGAGTtaaagcatacagctgtgagttgtgtggaaaatATTTTAGCCAGAAAGGAtatttaaaaacacatgaactcattcacagtggagttaaagcatacaACTGTGaattgtgtggaaagtcttttacctatcctagaagcttaaaaacacacaaactcatccacagtggaattaaaccatacagctgtgagttgtgtggaaagtcttttacccaagctggaagcttaaaaacacaccgaCTCATCCACAGTGCAGTTGAAGCACACAgatgtgacttgtgtggaaagtcttttacccatgctgaaagcttaaaaagacaccaacttatccacagtggagttaaagcatacagctgtgagttgtgtggaaagtcttttacccatgctgaaagcttaaaaacacaccaactcatccacagtggagttaaagcatacagctgtgagttgtgtggtaaGTCTTTTACATATCccaaaagcttaaaaacacacaaacgcattcacagtggagttaaaccataCAGCTGTAATCAGTGTGGTAAAACTTTTGCTCAGAGTAGCAACTTACGAtgtcatctagttacccactctggaattaaggcgtacagctgtgacatttgtgggaAAACTTTCAGCACGCTAGGGTACCGCAATATTCACGTACGGATTCACACCGGACAGGATGTTttctgctgtgatcagtgtgggaaacTGTTTACAACAGCCACACACTTACAAagccacatgtttacccacactgaggagagaccttataaatgtgacctgtgcaATAAGGCTTTTAAATCTCCACGTCACCTGAAACTCCACCAAGAGATCCACATGAGAAAgaaactctacaagtgcagttactgtgag aagcagagcgacacagatggatccagtagtcaaccctgtcgtcactgtggtggtgggaaagactttcgttgtgacctttgtggaaaaactttcagtagGCAACAAAGCCTAAAAATACATCagcgtagacacactggagacaaaatgaactactgcaaagaatgtgggagaggctTCCCCACATCAAGTGCATTAAAAAAGCACGTACTCATTcacagtggggtcaaaaagtacgtctgtgaccagtgtgggtcatccttcaccactgcaggtGAGCTTAAAGTGCataaacgagtccacacaggagagaaaccatacaagtgcaaaCACTGTGACAGAAACTTCTCACGATCGAGTAGTCGTAACCTTCATGAACGTACACACGTGGAAGAGAACTTCAGCTGTGACCAATGGCATCAGTGTGATCATGTAGGACtgaaatcactggatcacaatgattctgaagagacagaaagatccacttctggtttcagggtcagacttaaaaaccttgagatcaggctccacagagttcagctaGAGTCTCCTGTAAAGAGTgcagctgatgtcacacttggattTTATGAGGTAGCTCTGCTTTCTGGACCTGCAGTAAATAATCCAGGATCTTAA
- the LOC112847924 gene encoding zinc finger protein 239, producing MTSTQEDQHGARSQRSREADKPHRRKGEKKYSCDECGKDFSHPKNLKPHQLIHSGIKSYSCAECGKSFTQAGHLKTHQIIHSGVKPYICDLCGNSFTQAGSLKTHKFIHSGVKPFRCDLCGKSFTHLGSLKTHQLIHRGVKPYSCDLCGKSFSQPGHLKTHQLIHSGVKAHSCELCGKAFTRSSHLRSHQVTHSGIKAYSCDICGKNFGQSGHRNIHVRIHTKNDFCFCDQCGKLFVTHKDLQQHMFTHTEERPYKCDLCVKAFKEPRSLRVHQQIHFRKKLYKCSYCEKQSDTDGSSSQPCRHCGGGKVCRCVVCA from the exons atgacttcaacacAGGAG gaccaacatggagcgagaagtcagcgctctcgtgaggccgacaaacctcacagaagaaagggagagaaaaaatacagctgtgatgagtgtgggaaggattttagcCATCCTAAAAACTTGAAACcccaccaactcatccacagtggaattAAATCGTACAGCTGTGCTGAGTGTGGAAaatcttttacccaggctggacacttaaaaacacaccaaatcatccacagtggagttaaaccataCATCTGTGACTTATGTGGAAATTCTTTTACTCAGGCTGGaagtttaaaaacacacaaattcattcacagtggagttaaaccatTCAGGTGTgatttgtgtggaaagtcttttacccatcTCGGAAGCTTGAAAACACACCAGCTTATCCACCGTGGCGTTAAaccgtacagctgtgacttgtgtggaaaatcTTTTAGCCAacctggacacttaaaaacacaccaactcatccacagcgGAGTTAAAGcacacagctgtgagttgtgtggtaaAGCTTTTACGCGCAGTAGCCACTTAAGAAGCCATcaagttacccactctggaatcaaggcgtacagctgcgacatttgtggaaaaaattTTGGCCAGTCAGGACACCGAAATATTCATGTACGGATTCACACCAAAAATGATTTTTGcttctgtgatcagtgtggcaaacTGTTTGTGACACACAAAGATTTACAGCagcacatgtttacccacactgaggagagaccttataaatgtgacctatGTGTAAAGGCTTTTAAAGAGCCACGTTCCCTAAGAGTCCACCAACAGATTCACTTCAGAAAgaaactctacaagtgcagttactgtgag aagcagagcgacacagatggatccagttctcaaccctgtcgtcactgtggtggtgggaaagtgTGTCGTTGCGTTGTTTGTGCATAA
- the LOC112847859 gene encoding zinc finger protein 665-like, with amino-acid sequence MTLTQKDQHGARSQRSQEADKPHRRKGEKKYSCDECGKGFTRPRGLKTHQSFHSGVKSYSCELCEKSFTQAGHLKTHQIIHSGVKAYTCDECGKDFSRKDSLKTHQLRHVGERPFSCDLCGKSFILAEYLTKHRRIHTGERPYNCDLCGKTFTQAGNLKRHQLIHSGVKPYSCDQCGKDFAHISYLRLHQVTHSGIKAYGCGICGRHFSGKQSRNKHLRIHTKNDVCYCDQCGKLFVTYNNLKQHMFTHAEEKLYKCDLCDKAFKAPRSLRVHQQLHTRKKLYKCSYCEKQSDTDGSSSQPCRHCGGGKEFLCDLCGKTFSNRGSLRKHQLRHIGGKMNYCNECGRGFTTAGNLKEHKRVHTGEKPYKCRHCDKSFSQSAHCKKHERTHIKGNFSCDQCDKTFRNLSSYSTHKRSHAANKLFPCYQCAKTFTSLSALCKHQRDHEIIPITGSQ; translated from the exons gaccaacatggagcaagaagtcagcgctctcaggaggccgacaaacctcacagaagaaagggagagaaaaaatacagctgtgatgagtgtgggaagggGTTTACCCGTCCTAGAGgcctaaaaacacaccaatccttccacagtggagttaaatcttacagctgtgagttgtgtgaaaaatcttttacccaggctggacacttaaaaacacaccaaatcaTCCACAGTGGTGTTAAAGCGTACacctgtgatgagtgtgggaaagATTTTTCTCGAAAGGATTCACTAAAAACACATCAGCTTAGACACGTTGGGGAgagaccattcagctgtgacttgtgtggaaaatcTTTTATCCTTGCTGAGTATTTGACAAAACATCGACGCATCCACACTGGGGAGAGACCATACAACTGTGATTTGTGTGGAAAgacttttacccaggctggaaacCTAAAAAGACACCAGTtaatccacagtggagttaaaccatactcctgtgatcagtgtggtaaaGATTTTGCTCACATTAGCTATTTACGGCTTCATcaagttacccactctggaattaaggcgtacGGCTGTGGCATCTGTGGAAGACACTTCAGCGGCAAACAGAGCCGAAATAaacacctacgcattcacaccaaAAATGACGTGTGctactgtgatcagtgtggcaaacTGTTTGTGACATACAACAACTTAAAACAACACATGTTTACACACGCTGAGGAGAAactttataaatgtgacctgtgtgataAGGCTTTTAAAGCTCCACGATCCCTCAGAGTCCACCAACAGCTCCACACCAGAAAgaaactctacaagtgcagttactgtgag aagcagagtgacacagatggatccagttctcaaccctgtcgtcactgtggtggtgggaaagagtttctttgtgacctttgtggaaaaactttcagtaaTCGTGGGAGCCTAAGAAAACATCAACTTAGACACATTGGAGGcaaaatgaactactgcaaCGAATGTGGGAGAGGCTTCACCACTGCAGGTAACCTTAAAGAGCataaacgagtccacacaggagagaaaccatacaagtgcagacactgtgacaaaagcttctcacaatcaGCTCATTGTAAAAaacatgaacgtacacacattAAAGGGAacttcagctgtgaccagtgtgacaagaccTTCAgaaatctcagttcatactccacacacaaacgatcccacgcTGCAAATAAACTGTTTCcctgttaccaatgtgcaaaaacattcacttcattatctgctctgtgcaaacatcagcgtgatcatgaaattattcccatcactggatcacaatga